From a region of the Lactuca sativa cultivar Salinas chromosome 4, Lsat_Salinas_v11, whole genome shotgun sequence genome:
- the LOC111888793 gene encoding uncharacterized protein LOC111888793 encodes MFSKYGIRGETKWCNKYGRKHNGICPKEVICFKCGKTSHYAHKCSTKEVVCLKCSGDGHFKQDWLMRATTPNVPLKHYERCDEEVTCYKYGKTGHYAGKFTSKKRVCYECNKEGNLLRDCPKKNEAATANAPP; translated from the coding sequence ATGTTCTCAAAATATGGAATAAGAGGTGAAACAAAATGGTGTAACAAGTATGGAAGGAAACACAATGGGATATGCCCTAAGGAAGTGATCTGcttcaaatgcgggaagactAGTCACTATGCCCACAAATGCTCAACCAAGGAGGTAGTTTGTCTTAAGTGTAGTGGAGatggacacttcaagcaagattggcTGATGAGAGCTACAACGCCAAATGTACCACTGAAGCACTATGAGAGATGCGACgaagaggtgacttgctacaaatatggaaagacagggcattatgCCGGCAAGTTCACATCCAAAAAGAGGGTGTGCTACGAatgtaacaaagaagggaatTTActtagggactgcccgaagaaaaatgaagcagcaaCAGCAAATGCACCTCCATGA